In one Cottoperca gobio chromosome 12, fCotGob3.1, whole genome shotgun sequence genomic region, the following are encoded:
- the homer1 gene encoding homer protein homolog 1 isoform X1, with the protein MGEQPIFSTRAHVFQIDPNTKKNWVPTSKHAVTVSYFFDSTRNVYRIISLDGSKAIINSTITPNMTFTKTSQKFGQWADSRANTVYGLGFSSESNLAKFAEKFAEFKEAARLAKEKSQEKMELTSTPSQGGAVKRNVLSVSKPGKKKESAPGDLLSPLAPESINGTDDERVTPDTPHTEPRAEPSQNALQFSHSSPNINKHWEAELDALKGNNAKLTAALLESTANVKQWKQQLGAYQEEAERLHKRVTELECVSGQTTVIKSQKTELNQTIEELESALKAKEEELERLKEEVESANEFQFQKDCLTQKLRDTESRNQTLEVQLCDLEQCLESNQREREAFRKSLRSLLELLDGKIFELTELRDTLGKLIESS; encoded by the exons AGAGCAGCCTATCTTCAGCACCCGGGCCCACGTCTTCCAGATCGACCCAAACACCAAGAAGAATTGGGTTCCCACCAGTAAACATGCTGTAACGGTCTCCTACTTCTTCGACAGTACCAGGAATGTATATCGAATCATCAGCCTGGACGGctctaag GCCATTATCAACAGCACCATCACCCCCAACATGACGTTCACCAAGACGTCGCAGAAGTTTGGCCAGTGGGCCGACAGCCGGGCGAACACCGTGTACGGCCTCGGCTTCTCCTCTGAGAGCAACCTGGCCAAG TTTGCAGAAAAGTTTGCAGAGTTCAAGGAGGCAGCGCGGTTAGCAAAGGAGAAGTCTCAGGAGAAGATGGAGCTCACCAGCACTCCCTCTCAG GGTGGCGCTGTAAAAAGGAATGTGTTGTCAGTCAGCAAACCTGGTAAAAAGAAG GAGTCGGCTCCAGGTGATCTGCTGTCACCTTTGGCGCCAGAGAGCATCAACGGCACAGACGACGAGCGAGTCACACCGGACACACCTCACACCGAACCCAGAGCAGAGCCCTCCCAGAATGCACTGCaattctcacacag TTCACCCAACATCAATAAGCACTGGGAGGCCGAGCTGGATGCACTTAAAGGGAACAACGCCAAGCTGACGGCGGCTCTGCTCGAGTCGACGGCCAACGTCAAACAGTGGAAACAACAGCTGGGGGCCTATCAGGAAGAAGCGGAGAGGCTACACAAACGG GTGACGGAGCTGGAGTGTGTGAGCGGCCAAACCACAGTGATCAAATCCCAAAAGACAGAACTCAACCAAACGATAGAAGAGCTGGAGTCAGCGCTGAAGGCCAAGGAGGAG GAGTTAGAGAGACTTAAAGAAGAGGTGGAGAGTGCCAACGAGTTTCAGTTTCAGAAAGACTGCCTCACACAGAAACTGCGG GACACGGAGTCGAGGAACCAGACGTTGGAGGTCCAGCTGTGCGATCTGGAGCAGTGTCTGGAGAGCAACCAGCGGGAGAGGGAAGCCTTTCGCAAGAGCCTGCGCtcgctgctggagctgctggacgGCAAGATCTTCGAGCTGACGGAGCTGCGGGACACGCTGGGTAAGCTCATCGAGAGCAGCTAG
- the jmy gene encoding junction-mediating and -regulatory protein isoform X2, protein MSFTMEDNLESEWVSVRPRVFDEKERHKFIFIVAWNDIEGKFAITCHNRTVQKRSTFLLDPLLDLPSPGASVAEKHTKSMKDEVCQAGKVRSHSDPKGKPSTKTVLGDTNTLKPGDSKTSECVSPTLGSWDIVTPKVIDIEILDPVDVQLSPDDSDPGDGDSSGREDFSWAGLFSFQDLRAVHLQLCAVNSDLEPCLPSFPEEQSGVWSVLFGAPGVSQRETDALCYQLQVYLGHALDTCGWKILSEVLFSESEDTEEYYESLSELRQKGYEDALERAKRQMQEVLDKHKALDSMVELLQVYPEEDEAYGELLEATTQLYHYLLQPFRDMRELAMLRRQQIKISLETERLGPRRVESLRKEDEEWQKKAHAAVLSIQNLTVKFFETTTRAQKALYERMRADQKKFGKSAWAAAVERMERLQYAVSKETLQLMRAKEICLEQRKHGLKEEMQSLQGGEDAMLRLDQLEALYYELQLQLYDIGAEVLRCEELLLTAQLQSLRRQMTERQDEVVYYDAFESPDAMKGEEDPAAPPSPLRDEELTVLQQRTRQLEARRGRITAKKVYLKNKKEICIVNHNLKKRQGSHDDSPQTLQQGGEDEEDDEAKSNARVSQDRQRTLDRLRSLKQRYPGQVTLKSSRLRQFQPHSRRRAGQQASTHSAGVQTDCVSDLPELSAPPPPDTCSCDSVSLPTVELGNLDSTPFLSLPPLSSSPSIHSLGPPPPPPPPPQQQGEGIENNPSPLRHRERESELSSLPLAPFSPRFFDSSQLQTARKKLKKTASLDSTQWKGSTPMDEVLASLKRGCFHLRKAELRVLAPDPDDDTNNILAQIRQGVRLKKVRTRPEQKRQAKSFTSSADALTRSIHEALRRIKEASPESESEDEGLPCTDWEI, encoded by the exons ATGTCATTCACGATGGAGGATAACTTGGAGTCCGAGTGGGTGTCCGTCCGACCCAGAGTCTTCGACGAAAAAGAAAGGCATAAATTTATCTTTATCGTGGCCTGGAACGACATCGAGGGAAAGTTCGCCATAACCTGCCACAACAGAACCGTACAGAAGCGGTCTACTTTTCTTCTCGACCCGCTCCTCGACCTCCCTTCCCCCGGTGCTTCCGtggcagagaaacacacaaaaagtaTGAAAGATGAAGTGTGCCAAGCGGGTAAAGTTAGATCACACTCAGACCCTAAAGGAAAACCCTCAACAAAGACTGTACTTGGGGACACAAATACTTTAAAACCCGGGGATTCAAAGACATCCGAGTGTGTCAGTCCCACATTAGGGTCCTGGGATATTGTGACACCGAAAGTAATAGATATCGAGATCCTGGACCCCGTGGATGTCCAGCTCTCTCCGGATGATTCAGACCCAGGGGACGGTGACAGCAGCGGCCGTGAGGACTTCAGCTGGGCCGGGCTGTTTTCCTTCCAAGACCTGAGGGCAGTCCACCTTCAGCTGTGCGCCGTCAACTCGGACCTGGAGCCGTGTTTACCCTCCTTCCCGGAGGAGCAGTCCGGTGTGTGGTCGGTGCTTTTCGGAGCTCCAGGTGTGTCTCAGCGGGAGACGGACGCCCTGTGCTACCAGCTGCAGGTGTACCTGGGTCATGCGCTTGACACGTGCGGCTGGAAGATCCTATCAGAGGTGCTTTTCTCCGAGAGCGAGGACACAGAGGAGTACTACGAGAGCCTGAGTGAGCTGAGGCAGAAAGGCTATGAAGATGCTCTGGAGAGGGCCAAAAGACAAATGCAAGAG GTGTTGGATAAACACAAAGCCTTGGACAGCAtggtggagctgctgcaggtgtacCCGGAGGAGGACGAGGCGTATGGAGAGCTGCTGGAGGCAACAACTCAGCTCTACCACTACCTGCTTCAGCCTTTCAGGGACATGAGGGAACTGGCAATGTTGCGCAGACAGCAGATTAAG ATCTCACTGGAGACGGAGCGCCTGGGTCCTCGTCGAGTGGAGAGCCTGAGGAAAGAGGACGAGGAGTGGCAGAAGAAGGCTCACGCCGCCGTGCTCTCCATACAAAACCTGACCGTCAAGTTCTTTGAAACCACGACCCGGGCACAGAAAG CTTTGTATGAGCGGATGCGTGCTGACCAGAAGAAGTTTGGCAAGTCGGCGTGGGCAGCAGCGGTTGAACGCATGGAGCGGCTGCAGTACGCCGTCTCCAAAGAAACTCTGCAGCTGATGAGGGCTAAAGAAATCTGCCTGGAACAGAGGAAACATGGCTTGAAGGAGGAG ATGCAGAGTCTGCAAGGCGGAGAGGACGCCATGCTGCGTCTGGACCAGCTGGAGGCGCTGTACTATGAGTTGCAGCTGCAGCTGTACGATATTGGGGCAGAAGTGCTGCGCTGTGAAGAGCTGCTGCTCACCGCACAGCTGCAGAGTCTACGGAGGCAAATGACAG AGCGACAGGATGAAGTGGTGTACTACGATGCCTTTGAGAGTCCCGATGCCATGAAGGGTGAAGAAGATCCCGCAGCCCCGCCGTCCCCCCTCAGGGATGAAGAACTCACCGTCCTACAGCAGAGGACGCGGCAGCTCGAGGCCCGCAGAGGCCGCATCACTGCCAAGAAAGTCTACCTCAAAAACAAGAAG GAAATCTGTATTGTCAATCACAACCTGAAGAAGCGACAAGGTAGCCATGATGATTCCCCGCAGACACTGCAACAG GGAGGtgaagatgaggaagatgatgaaGCCAAGAGCAATGCCAGAGTGAGTCAGGACAGGCAGAGGACTCTGGACAGACTGCGCAGCCTCAAACAG CGTTATCCCGGCCAGGTGACTCTGAAGTCCAGCCGGCTGCGTCAGTTTCAGCCTCACAGCCGGAGGAGAGCCGGACAGCAGGCCAGCACTCATTCAGCCGGCGTTCAGACCGACTGCGTCTCAGATCTCCCAGaactctctgctcctcctccacccgACACCTGCAGCTGCGACAGCGTCTCTTTACCTACAGTTGAACTCGGGAATCTCGACTCGACTCCATTCCTCTCGCTGCCTCCCCTCTCATCTTCCCCATCTATTCATTCACTGGGtcccccgcctcctcctcccccgCCTCCTCAGCAGCAGGGTGAGGGCATTGAGAATAACCCCAGCCCACTGCGGCACCGCGAACGTGAGTCTGAGTTGTCCTCTCTGCCCCTGGCTCCGTTCTCCCCTCGATTCTTCGACAGCAGTCAGCTGCAGACGGCGaggaagaagctgaagaagacGGCCTCGCTTGACTCGACGCAGTGGAAAG GGAGCACCCCCATGGACGAGGTCCTGGCCTCTCTCAAACGAGGCTGCTTCCACCTGAGGAAGGCAGAGCTGCGAGTCCTGGCCCCCGACCCGGACGACGACACCAACAACATCCTGGCTCAGATCCGGCAGGGCGTCCGGCTGAAGAAGGTACGGACCCGGCCGGAGCAGAAGCGCCAGGCCAAAAGCTTCACCAGCTCGGCCGACGCTCTGACCCGCAGCATCCACGAAGCTCTGAGGAGAATCAAAGAGGCTTCACCCGAGTCGGAGTCGGAGGATGAAGGCCTCCCGTGCACTGACTGGGAGATCTAG
- the homer1 gene encoding homer protein homolog 1 isoform X2: MGEQPIFSTRAHVFQIDPNTKKNWVPTSKHAVTVSYFFDSTRNVYRIISLDGSKAIINSTITPNMTFTKTSQKFGQWADSRANTVYGLGFSSESNLAKFAEKFAEFKEAARLAKEKSQEKMELTSTPSQESAPGDLLSPLAPESINGTDDERVTPDTPHTEPRAEPSQNALQFSHSSPNINKHWEAELDALKGNNAKLTAALLESTANVKQWKQQLGAYQEEAERLHKRVTELECVSGQTTVIKSQKTELNQTIEELESALKAKEEELERLKEEVESANEFQFQKDCLTQKLRDTESRNQTLEVQLCDLEQCLESNQREREAFRKSLRSLLELLDGKIFELTELRDTLGKLIESS; this comes from the exons AGAGCAGCCTATCTTCAGCACCCGGGCCCACGTCTTCCAGATCGACCCAAACACCAAGAAGAATTGGGTTCCCACCAGTAAACATGCTGTAACGGTCTCCTACTTCTTCGACAGTACCAGGAATGTATATCGAATCATCAGCCTGGACGGctctaag GCCATTATCAACAGCACCATCACCCCCAACATGACGTTCACCAAGACGTCGCAGAAGTTTGGCCAGTGGGCCGACAGCCGGGCGAACACCGTGTACGGCCTCGGCTTCTCCTCTGAGAGCAACCTGGCCAAG TTTGCAGAAAAGTTTGCAGAGTTCAAGGAGGCAGCGCGGTTAGCAAAGGAGAAGTCTCAGGAGAAGATGGAGCTCACCAGCACTCCCTCTCAG GAGTCGGCTCCAGGTGATCTGCTGTCACCTTTGGCGCCAGAGAGCATCAACGGCACAGACGACGAGCGAGTCACACCGGACACACCTCACACCGAACCCAGAGCAGAGCCCTCCCAGAATGCACTGCaattctcacacag TTCACCCAACATCAATAAGCACTGGGAGGCCGAGCTGGATGCACTTAAAGGGAACAACGCCAAGCTGACGGCGGCTCTGCTCGAGTCGACGGCCAACGTCAAACAGTGGAAACAACAGCTGGGGGCCTATCAGGAAGAAGCGGAGAGGCTACACAAACGG GTGACGGAGCTGGAGTGTGTGAGCGGCCAAACCACAGTGATCAAATCCCAAAAGACAGAACTCAACCAAACGATAGAAGAGCTGGAGTCAGCGCTGAAGGCCAAGGAGGAG GAGTTAGAGAGACTTAAAGAAGAGGTGGAGAGTGCCAACGAGTTTCAGTTTCAGAAAGACTGCCTCACACAGAAACTGCGG GACACGGAGTCGAGGAACCAGACGTTGGAGGTCCAGCTGTGCGATCTGGAGCAGTGTCTGGAGAGCAACCAGCGGGAGAGGGAAGCCTTTCGCAAGAGCCTGCGCtcgctgctggagctgctggacgGCAAGATCTTCGAGCTGACGGAGCTGCGGGACACGCTGGGTAAGCTCATCGAGAGCAGCTAG
- the jmy gene encoding junction-mediating and -regulatory protein isoform X1 produces MSFTMEDNLESEWVSVRPRVFDEKERHKFIFIVAWNDIEGKFAITCHNRTVQKRSTFLLDPLLDLPSPGASVAEKHTKSMKDEVCQAGKVRSHSDPKGKPSTKTVLGDTNTLKPGDSKTSECVSPTLGSWDIVTPKVIDIEILDPVDVQLSPDDSDPGDGDSSGREDFSWAGLFSFQDLRAVHLQLCAVNSDLEPCLPSFPEEQSGVWSVLFGAPGVSQRETDALCYQLQVYLGHALDTCGWKILSEVLFSESEDTEEYYESLSELRQKGYEDALERAKRQMQEVLDKHKALDSMVELLQVYPEEDEAYGELLEATTQLYHYLLQPFRDMRELAMLRRQQIKISLETERLGPRRVESLRKEDEEWQKKAHAAVLSIQNLTVKFFETTTRAQKALYERMRADQKKFGKSAWAAAVERMERLQYAVSKETLQLMRAKEICLEQRKHGLKEEMQSLQGGEDAMLRLDQLEALYYELQLQLYDIGAEVLRCEELLLTAQLQSLRRQMTGVVPERQDEVVYYDAFESPDAMKGEEDPAAPPSPLRDEELTVLQQRTRQLEARRGRITAKKVYLKNKKEICIVNHNLKKRQGSHDDSPQTLQQGGEDEEDDEAKSNARVSQDRQRTLDRLRSLKQRYPGQVTLKSSRLRQFQPHSRRRAGQQASTHSAGVQTDCVSDLPELSAPPPPDTCSCDSVSLPTVELGNLDSTPFLSLPPLSSSPSIHSLGPPPPPPPPPQQQGEGIENNPSPLRHRERESELSSLPLAPFSPRFFDSSQLQTARKKLKKTASLDSTQWKGSTPMDEVLASLKRGCFHLRKAELRVLAPDPDDDTNNILAQIRQGVRLKKVRTRPEQKRQAKSFTSSADALTRSIHEALRRIKEASPESESEDEGLPCTDWEI; encoded by the exons ATGTCATTCACGATGGAGGATAACTTGGAGTCCGAGTGGGTGTCCGTCCGACCCAGAGTCTTCGACGAAAAAGAAAGGCATAAATTTATCTTTATCGTGGCCTGGAACGACATCGAGGGAAAGTTCGCCATAACCTGCCACAACAGAACCGTACAGAAGCGGTCTACTTTTCTTCTCGACCCGCTCCTCGACCTCCCTTCCCCCGGTGCTTCCGtggcagagaaacacacaaaaagtaTGAAAGATGAAGTGTGCCAAGCGGGTAAAGTTAGATCACACTCAGACCCTAAAGGAAAACCCTCAACAAAGACTGTACTTGGGGACACAAATACTTTAAAACCCGGGGATTCAAAGACATCCGAGTGTGTCAGTCCCACATTAGGGTCCTGGGATATTGTGACACCGAAAGTAATAGATATCGAGATCCTGGACCCCGTGGATGTCCAGCTCTCTCCGGATGATTCAGACCCAGGGGACGGTGACAGCAGCGGCCGTGAGGACTTCAGCTGGGCCGGGCTGTTTTCCTTCCAAGACCTGAGGGCAGTCCACCTTCAGCTGTGCGCCGTCAACTCGGACCTGGAGCCGTGTTTACCCTCCTTCCCGGAGGAGCAGTCCGGTGTGTGGTCGGTGCTTTTCGGAGCTCCAGGTGTGTCTCAGCGGGAGACGGACGCCCTGTGCTACCAGCTGCAGGTGTACCTGGGTCATGCGCTTGACACGTGCGGCTGGAAGATCCTATCAGAGGTGCTTTTCTCCGAGAGCGAGGACACAGAGGAGTACTACGAGAGCCTGAGTGAGCTGAGGCAGAAAGGCTATGAAGATGCTCTGGAGAGGGCCAAAAGACAAATGCAAGAG GTGTTGGATAAACACAAAGCCTTGGACAGCAtggtggagctgctgcaggtgtacCCGGAGGAGGACGAGGCGTATGGAGAGCTGCTGGAGGCAACAACTCAGCTCTACCACTACCTGCTTCAGCCTTTCAGGGACATGAGGGAACTGGCAATGTTGCGCAGACAGCAGATTAAG ATCTCACTGGAGACGGAGCGCCTGGGTCCTCGTCGAGTGGAGAGCCTGAGGAAAGAGGACGAGGAGTGGCAGAAGAAGGCTCACGCCGCCGTGCTCTCCATACAAAACCTGACCGTCAAGTTCTTTGAAACCACGACCCGGGCACAGAAAG CTTTGTATGAGCGGATGCGTGCTGACCAGAAGAAGTTTGGCAAGTCGGCGTGGGCAGCAGCGGTTGAACGCATGGAGCGGCTGCAGTACGCCGTCTCCAAAGAAACTCTGCAGCTGATGAGGGCTAAAGAAATCTGCCTGGAACAGAGGAAACATGGCTTGAAGGAGGAG ATGCAGAGTCTGCAAGGCGGAGAGGACGCCATGCTGCGTCTGGACCAGCTGGAGGCGCTGTACTATGAGTTGCAGCTGCAGCTGTACGATATTGGGGCAGAAGTGCTGCGCTGTGAAGAGCTGCTGCTCACCGCACAGCTGCAGAGTCTACGGAGGCAAATGACAG GTGTTGTACCAGAGCGACAGGATGAAGTGGTGTACTACGATGCCTTTGAGAGTCCCGATGCCATGAAGGGTGAAGAAGATCCCGCAGCCCCGCCGTCCCCCCTCAGGGATGAAGAACTCACCGTCCTACAGCAGAGGACGCGGCAGCTCGAGGCCCGCAGAGGCCGCATCACTGCCAAGAAAGTCTACCTCAAAAACAAGAAG GAAATCTGTATTGTCAATCACAACCTGAAGAAGCGACAAGGTAGCCATGATGATTCCCCGCAGACACTGCAACAG GGAGGtgaagatgaggaagatgatgaaGCCAAGAGCAATGCCAGAGTGAGTCAGGACAGGCAGAGGACTCTGGACAGACTGCGCAGCCTCAAACAG CGTTATCCCGGCCAGGTGACTCTGAAGTCCAGCCGGCTGCGTCAGTTTCAGCCTCACAGCCGGAGGAGAGCCGGACAGCAGGCCAGCACTCATTCAGCCGGCGTTCAGACCGACTGCGTCTCAGATCTCCCAGaactctctgctcctcctccacccgACACCTGCAGCTGCGACAGCGTCTCTTTACCTACAGTTGAACTCGGGAATCTCGACTCGACTCCATTCCTCTCGCTGCCTCCCCTCTCATCTTCCCCATCTATTCATTCACTGGGtcccccgcctcctcctcccccgCCTCCTCAGCAGCAGGGTGAGGGCATTGAGAATAACCCCAGCCCACTGCGGCACCGCGAACGTGAGTCTGAGTTGTCCTCTCTGCCCCTGGCTCCGTTCTCCCCTCGATTCTTCGACAGCAGTCAGCTGCAGACGGCGaggaagaagctgaagaagacGGCCTCGCTTGACTCGACGCAGTGGAAAG GGAGCACCCCCATGGACGAGGTCCTGGCCTCTCTCAAACGAGGCTGCTTCCACCTGAGGAAGGCAGAGCTGCGAGTCCTGGCCCCCGACCCGGACGACGACACCAACAACATCCTGGCTCAGATCCGGCAGGGCGTCCGGCTGAAGAAGGTACGGACCCGGCCGGAGCAGAAGCGCCAGGCCAAAAGCTTCACCAGCTCGGCCGACGCTCTGACCCGCAGCATCCACGAAGCTCTGAGGAGAATCAAAGAGGCTTCACCCGAGTCGGAGTCGGAGGATGAAGGCCTCCCGTGCACTGACTGGGAGATCTAG